The nucleotide window CCGGCAACACGCCGATGTGCTCGGCGCCCTGGGCGTCGGTCAGCACCAGGCGGCCGAAGGGATCGCGGCGCAAGTCGAAGACGGTCGTCATGGTCATGGACGCGGCTCCTTGAGACTGCCGTCGGCCTCTGCTTCGCGGTCGAGGTGCGGCTGATCGGGCACCGGGGGCAGCGGCGCATCGATGATGCGCGCGGCGCCGTCGATCTCGAGCATGCGCTCGCGCTCGGCTTTTTCTTGCCGCGCCTGCGCCTCGTACAGGCGCCAGTAAGCGCCGCGCTGGACGATGAGCTGCTCGTGCGTGCCCTCTTCCACCTTCAGGCCCTTGTCCATCACCACCAGGCGATCGGCCTTGCGCAGCGTGGACAGGCGGTGCGCGATGGCGATGGTGGTGCGCCCGCGCACCAGGTTGTCGAGCGCTTTTTGGATCTCGCGCTCGGTCTCGGTGTCGACCGAGGCGGTGGCTTCGTCCAGGATGAGGATGCGCGGGTCGATCAGCAGCGCGCGCGCGATGCTGATGCGCTGGCGCTCGCCGCCCGATAAACCCTGGCCGCGCTCGCCCACCAGAGAGTCGTAGCCCTGCGGCAGGCGAAGGATGAATTCGTGCGCGTGGGCGGCGCGCGCGGCGGCGACGATTTCCTCGCGCGTGGCGTCGGGCTTGCCATAGGCGATGTTCTCGGCGATGGTGCCGAAGAACAAAAACGGCTCCTGCAGCACCAGGCCGACATGCTTGCGGTAGTCGCCCACGCGCACCTTGCGCACGTCGATGCCGTCGACCAGGATGGCGCCCTCGGTCACGTCGTAGAAGCGGCAGATCAGGTTGACCATGGTGCTCTTGCCCGAGCCGCTGTGGCCGACCAGGCCGATCATCTCGCCGGGCTCGATGGTCAAGTTCAGGCCCCGGATGACGGAGCGGTTGCCGTAGCGCAGGGCGGCGTTTCGCACCTCTATGCGGCCTTCGACGTGCGTCAGCGGCACAGGATTCCTGGGCTCCGGCACGCTGGATTCGTGGTCGAGAATCTCGAAGATCCGCTTGGTGGCCGAGGCGGCTTTTTGCGTGACCGAGACGATGCGGCTCATCGAATCCAGCCGCGTGTAGAAGCGCCCGATGTAGGCCAGAAAGGCCGTGAGCACACCGACCGTGATGCGCTGGTGGGCGATGAGCCAGATGCCGGCCGCCCACACCACCAGCAAGCCGATCTCGGTGAGCAGGGTGACGGTGGGCGAGAACAGCGACCACAGCTTGTTGAGCTTATCGTTGACGGCCAGGTTGTGACGGTTGGCCTCCTTGAAGCGGCCCGCCTCGCGCTCTTCTTGCGCGAAGGCCTTCACCACGCGGATACCCGGAATGGTGTCGGCGAGCACGTTGGTCACCTCGCTCCACACACGGTCGATTTTTTCGAAGCCGGTGCGCAAGCGGTCGCGCACCACATGGATCAGCCAGCCGATGATGGGCAGCGGCACCAGCGTCACCAGCGCCAGCGTGGGGTCGATCGAAAACAGAATGACCGCCGTCATGACGATCATCAGCACGTCGGTCGCGAAGTCGAGCAAGTGCAGCGACAGGAAGATGTTGATGCGGTCGGTTTCGGAGCCGATGCGTGCCATCAAATCGCCCGTGCGCCGGCCGCCGAAGTACTCAAGTGAAAGCTTGAGCAAGTGTTCGTAAGTGGTTGTTCTTAAATCAGCGCCGATCCTCTCGGACACCAGGGCCAGTATGTAGGTCTTGGCCCAGCTCAATACCCAGGCCAGCATGGCCGCGCCGGCCAGTCCCGACAGCAGCAGCGCCACATAACCGGTGTCGATCTGCTGGCCGTTCTGGAACGGGATCAGCACCTTGTCCATCAGCGGCATGGTCAGGTACGGCGGCACCAGCTGGGCCGCGGTGGCCGCCAGCGTCAGCAAAAAGCCAGCCAACAACTGCCATTGATAGGGTCTGGCAAAGCGCCACAGACGAAACAGCGTCCAGGTGGAGGGCGGTTTGTCCTCCGGGGCGTCCTCGGGCTCGTCATCGCCTCCGGCGTCAGCTACCCATGCCGGTGCCTGCCCCGCCATGGCCTGGTCAAACTGCGCCAGCAGCCGCAGCGCGGCCGGGTTGTGGCCCAAGGTGAAGCGCCAAACCGCCAGTTGCCGTTCCGCATCGCGCAATTCCAGCGTGCCCACACCGGCGTGGTCGTGATGGGACAGCGACAGACCCGGCTGCAAATCCCAGGCCTGCCAGCCTGTTTCATCCGGAAACCGCGACAAAACCCGTTGATTTGTAATAACCAGCTTGCCGGCGCCAAACCGCAGTTGACGCGTCAAGTCAACTTCAAGCGCTGCCAGCGCGTTCTCTGTGGAATGCAAGGGCGCGCCGACGATGGCCGCGGCAAGTTCAGCCTGTACAGCCGATGTGGCGACGGGAAGAGCTTCTGAAGACATGAAATCCGGAAAATTCAGCCTGGTGAAACGCCAGGCCGATGCCCCTGTTGAACAAAGATCGAAAGAAAGCGAGCGCGCTCCCCATGAGGCGAATCGACCAGAACGAGCCCGGCTCGTCCAGCGGTGGCGGATTGTATCCCCGCCCCCTTTTGGCTACATCCGCTGCAGCGGCTGAGGCATCGGCTTCGGCAGCGCCGTCCCGCGCGTTTCCCGACATCGTGATCCGCCGCATGGCCCACCTGCGCGGGCCCAACATTTGGACTTACCGCGCCGTCATCGAGGCCATCGTAGACATCGGCGAACTTGAGGACTTTCCCTCCAACACCCTGCCCGGCTTTTACGACCGCCTGACGGCCTGGCTCCCTGGCCTGATCGAGCACCGCTGCAGCGTCGGCCGGCGCGGCGGCTTTTTGATGCGCCTGCGCGACGGCACCTGGCCCGGTCACATCCTGGAACACGTGGCGTTGGAGCTTCAAACCCAGGCCGGCATGAAAACCGGCTTTGGCAAGGCCCGCATGACGCATGAGCACGGCGTGTACAAGGTGGTCATCCGCACCCGCAACGAGGCCATTGGCAAGCTGGCCATCCAGTCGGCGCGCGATCTGGTGATGGCCGCCATCAACGACCGCCCCTACGACTTGGCCGCCACCATCGCCACGCTGACCGACATGGTGGACCGTCAATACCTGGGGCCCAGCACCGCCTGCATTGTCGACGCCGCCAGCGAGCGCGGCATTCCGCACATCCGCCTGAACGAAGGCAACCTGGTGCAGCTGGGCCACGGAGCCGCACAGCGACGCATCTGGACGGCCGAGACCGATCGCACCAGCGCCATCGCCGAGGGCATCTCGCGCGACAAGGACCTGACCAAGCAGTTGCTGGCTGGCGCCGGCGTGCCGGTGCCCGAGGGCCGCGCGGTCGAATCGGCCGAAGCGGCCTGGGAAGCCGCCGAAGACATCGGCCTGCCGGTGGTCGTCAAACCCTCGGACGGGAACCACGCGCGCGGCGTGTCTCTGAATCTGAAGACGCGCGAGGAAGTCATGGACGCCTTCGCCGCCGCCGAGAAAGAAGGCTCCGAGGTTCTCGTCGAGAGCTTCATCCCCGGCCAAGAGCACCGCCTGCTGGTGGTCGGCAATCAGGTGGTAGCCGCCACACGCGGCGAGATCATTCGCGTTGGCGGCGATGGCAAGTCGAGCATCGCGCAGCTCATCGACCTGCACGTCAACACCGACCCGCGCCGGGGCGAGGAAGAACACCTGCCGCTGGAAACGCTGCGCGCCGACGATCCGGTGCTGCTGCTGCTGCTGCAACGCCAGGGTCTAACGCCTGCCAGCGTGCTGCCGCGTGGCGAATCCGCCGTGGTGCAGCGCACCGGCAACATGGCGATTGACGTCACGGCGCAGGTCCACCCCGACATCGCCGAGCAGGTCGCGTTGGCCGCCCGTGTGGTGGGCCTGGACATCGCCGGCATCGACTTGGTGGTGGAAGACATCGCCAAGCCCCTGGCAGCGCAAGGCGGCGCCATCGTCGAGGTCAACGCCGGCCCCGGTCTGCTGATGCACCTGAAGCCCGCCGTGGGCCGCTCGCAACCGGTGGGCGAGGCCATCGCCAAGCACCTGTTTCCAGGCAACCACAACGGCCGCGTGCCCATCGTAGGCTTGATCGGCGATGGCCAAAGCGCGCTGGCCGCGCGGCTGATTGCCTCGCTGCTGCAGCTGCATGGCCAGCAAACCGCCCTGGCCTGCCGCGATGGCTTGTTCCTGGGCACGCGCCAGCTGTCAAAGGACGACGCCATGGGCTACGATCCGAGCGAGCGCATGCTGATCAACCGCACCGTGCAGGCCGCCGTGTTCGAGACCTCGCCGCGCCACATCCTGAGCGAAGGCCTGCCCTACGACCGCTGCCAAGTCGGCGTGGTCATGGCCATGCCCGGGGCTGCAGGATTGGATGACCTGTACATCACCGAAGACGAGCAGCTGCCCAACATCGTGCGCACGCAGATCGATGTGGTGCTGCCGCAAGGCGCGGCGGTGTTGAACGCCGATGATCCGCAGGTGCTGGCGCTGGCCGATTATTCAGACGGCGAGGTTTTGCTTTACAGCCTGGACTCCGCCAACGCTGCCCTGGCCGCGCACCGCGCGCGCAAGGGCCGCTTCGTGTTCGCGCGCGATCACAGTGTGGTGCTGGCGCAGGGCGCTGACGAAATGCCGCTGCTGAATCTGTCGGCGCCGGTGTTCTGCGGTGTCACCCACCCAACACCCCGCGACGTGCGCCCGCACGTTCTGGCGGCCGTGGCAACCGCCTGGGCCATGGGTGTGCCAACCGACCTGATCCGTGCAGGTTTGTTGCACTTTGGTGAGACGCAACCGGCTGCGGCTGTCCACTGAATCGCCGCCTCGTCCGTTTCCTCTGTCAGTTCATCGTATTCAGGACATTCCATGGAAGTCACCCGCATTCGCGCGCTGCGCGGCCCCAACCTGTGGAGCCGCTATACGGCCATCGAAGCCGTCATCACCTGCGACGGTGCCGAGCGCGACCTGCGCACCAACCCCGCCTTTGAAAGGCACCTGCGCGAGCTGTTTCCCAAGATCGGCGGCTTGCACGCCAACAAGCCCAGCACGCCGATCAGCATGGCGCACGCTTTGGAGTTGGCCACGCTCGCCCTGCAGGCACAGGCCGGTTGCCCAGTCACGTTCAGCCGCACCACGCCGACCGAGATCGAGGGCACCTTTCAAGTCGCCGTGCAGTACACCGAAGAAGCCGTTGGCCGACTGGCCTTCGAGAAAGCGCAGGCGCTGTGCCGCGCTGCCGCCACGGGCGAAAGCTTCGACGTGGCCGCCGCGCTGGCTGAACTGCACGCACTGGATGAAGACGAGCGCCTGGGCCCGTCCACCGGTGCCATCGTCGATGCCGCCATTCAGCGCGGCATCCCCATCAAGCGCCTGACGCGCGGCAGCCTGGTGCAGTTCGGCTGGGGCAGCCAGCAGCGCCGCATCCAGGCCGCCGAGGTCGATGGCACCAGCGCCATTGCCGAATCGATCGCGCAAGACAAGGACCTGACCAAGAAGCTGTTGCACGCCGCCGGCGTGCCGGTGCCGCTGGGCCGCCCGGTCGCTGACCTGGAAGACGCGTGGACCGTGGCCCAAGAGATCGGCCTGCCGGTGGTGGTCAAGCCACAGGACGGTAACCAGGGCAAGGGCGTGACGGTGGGCATCACCGATCGCGCGCACTTCGAACTGGGGTATGCCGAGGCCGCCCGCTACGGCGCCGTGATGGTCGAGAGCTACCTGTCCGGCCACGATTTCCGCCTGCTGGTGGTGGGAAACCAACTGGTCGCCGCCGCCCGGCGCGACCCGCCTCTGGTCATCGGCGATGGTCAGCACACTGTGCGCGAGCTGGTGGCCGAGGTGAACAAGGACCCGCGCCGCGGCGAAGGCCACGGTACGTCGCTCACCAAGATCCGTATCGACGCCATTGCCGAGGCGCGCCTGAAGGCGCAAAACCTGACGCCCGAGTCGGTGCCGGCTCATGGCCAACGCGTCATCCTGCGCAACAACGCCAACCTGTCCACCGGGGGCACGGCCACCGACGTGACCGACAGCGTGCACCCCGAAGTCGCCGCGCGCGCCATCGAGGCCGCGCAAACCGTGGGCCTTGACATTTGCGGCGTCGATGTGGTGTGCGAGACCGTGATCAAGCCGCTGGAAGAGCAGAACGGCGGCATCGTCGAAGTCAACGCCGCACCCGGCCTGCGCATGCACGTCAGCCCGTCGTTTGGCAAGGGCCGCGACGTTGGCAAGGCCGTCATCGATCACATGTACCCCCATGGCGGCAACGGTCGCATTCCAGTCATCGCCGTCACCGGCACCAACGGCAAGACCACCACGGTGCGCCTGGCCGCGCACCTGCTGAAAGCCAGCGGCCTGCGCGTGGGCATGACCAACACCGACGGCGTCTAC belongs to Ottowia testudinis and includes:
- a CDS encoding ABC transporter ATP-binding protein — translated: MSSEALPVATSAVQAELAAAIVGAPLHSTENALAALEVDLTRQLRFGAGKLVITNQRVLSRFPDETGWQAWDLQPGLSLSHHDHAGVGTLELRDAERQLAVWRFTLGHNPAALRLLAQFDQAMAGQAPAWVADAGGDDEPEDAPEDKPPSTWTLFRLWRFARPYQWQLLAGFLLTLAATAAQLVPPYLTMPLMDKVLIPFQNGQQIDTGYVALLLSGLAGAAMLAWVLSWAKTYILALVSERIGADLRTTTYEHLLKLSLEYFGGRRTGDLMARIGSETDRINIFLSLHLLDFATDVLMIVMTAVILFSIDPTLALVTLVPLPIIGWLIHVVRDRLRTGFEKIDRVWSEVTNVLADTIPGIRVVKAFAQEEREAGRFKEANRHNLAVNDKLNKLWSLFSPTVTLLTEIGLLVVWAAGIWLIAHQRITVGVLTAFLAYIGRFYTRLDSMSRIVSVTQKAASATKRIFEILDHESSVPEPRNPVPLTHVEGRIEVRNAALRYGNRSVIRGLNLTIEPGEMIGLVGHSGSGKSTMVNLICRFYDVTEGAILVDGIDVRKVRVGDYRKHVGLVLQEPFLFFGTIAENIAYGKPDATREEIVAAARAAHAHEFILRLPQGYDSLVGERGQGLSGGERQRISIARALLIDPRILILDEATASVDTETEREIQKALDNLVRGRTTIAIAHRLSTLRKADRLVVMDKGLKVEEGTHEQLIVQRGAYWRLYEAQARQEKAERERMLEIDGAARIIDAPLPPVPDQPHLDREAEADGSLKEPRP
- the cphA gene encoding cyanophycin synthetase, whose product is MAHLRGPNIWTYRAVIEAIVDIGELEDFPSNTLPGFYDRLTAWLPGLIEHRCSVGRRGGFLMRLRDGTWPGHILEHVALELQTQAGMKTGFGKARMTHEHGVYKVVIRTRNEAIGKLAIQSARDLVMAAINDRPYDLAATIATLTDMVDRQYLGPSTACIVDAASERGIPHIRLNEGNLVQLGHGAAQRRIWTAETDRTSAIAEGISRDKDLTKQLLAGAGVPVPEGRAVESAEAAWEAAEDIGLPVVVKPSDGNHARGVSLNLKTREEVMDAFAAAEKEGSEVLVESFIPGQEHRLLVVGNQVVAATRGEIIRVGGDGKSSIAQLIDLHVNTDPRRGEEEHLPLETLRADDPVLLLLLQRQGLTPASVLPRGESAVVQRTGNMAIDVTAQVHPDIAEQVALAARVVGLDIAGIDLVVEDIAKPLAAQGGAIVEVNAGPGLLMHLKPAVGRSQPVGEAIAKHLFPGNHNGRVPIVGLIGDGQSALAARLIASLLQLHGQQTALACRDGLFLGTRQLSKDDAMGYDPSERMLINRTVQAAVFETSPRHILSEGLPYDRCQVGVVMAMPGAAGLDDLYITEDEQLPNIVRTQIDVVLPQGAAVLNADDPQVLALADYSDGEVLLYSLDSANAALAAHRARKGRFVFARDHSVVLAQGADEMPLLNLSAPVFCGVTHPTPRDVRPHVLAAVATAWAMGVPTDLIRAGLLHFGETQPAAAVH
- the cphA gene encoding cyanophycin synthetase encodes the protein MEVTRIRALRGPNLWSRYTAIEAVITCDGAERDLRTNPAFERHLRELFPKIGGLHANKPSTPISMAHALELATLALQAQAGCPVTFSRTTPTEIEGTFQVAVQYTEEAVGRLAFEKAQALCRAAATGESFDVAAALAELHALDEDERLGPSTGAIVDAAIQRGIPIKRLTRGSLVQFGWGSQQRRIQAAEVDGTSAIAESIAQDKDLTKKLLHAAGVPVPLGRPVADLEDAWTVAQEIGLPVVVKPQDGNQGKGVTVGITDRAHFELGYAEAARYGAVMVESYLSGHDFRLLVVGNQLVAAARRDPPLVIGDGQHTVRELVAEVNKDPRRGEGHGTSLTKIRIDAIAEARLKAQNLTPESVPAHGQRVILRNNANLSTGGTATDVTDSVHPEVAARAIEAAQTVGLDICGVDVVCETVIKPLEEQNGGIVEVNAAPGLRMHVSPSFGKGRDVGKAVIDHMYPHGGNGRIPVIAVTGTNGKTTTVRLAAHLLKASGLRVGMTNTDGVYVNGRQIDSGDCSGPRSARNVLAHPDVDAAVLETARGGLLREGLAFDQCDVAIVTNLGGGDHLGLNYITTLEDLKVLKRVIVLNVAPTGTAVLNAADPAVVAMAPHCPGSVTFFAQDGHHPVIATHMAQGKRVVFVDRGDIVCVEGAFIKRLPLARVPLTRKGQIGFQVENAMASVAAAWAVKVSWDAIQKGLASFISDLHGVPGRFNVFDHAGATVIADYGHNPDAIAALVAGVQNMPARRRSVVISGAGDRRDEDIRGQTRILGAAFDDVILYQDACQRGRADGEVLGLLRQGLEGAARTRHVEEIHGEFTAIDRALSQLQAGDLCLILIDQVEDALAHIQRRVDEAANAQAKPVPRAAKTARKPRRSKIAATVALGLRF